Proteins from one Leptonema illini DSM 21528 genomic window:
- the ltrA gene encoding group II intron reverse transcriptase/maturase — METSSTEEGKGTEAAIPLNQKGLSEKLALLRSKLYHKARNEPRFKFYVLYDRIFRMDVLEAAYSRVKANRGSPGVDGITFKQIENSKGGAKAFLESIQKELKEKTYRPSPVRRKYIAKPDGRRRPLGIPTIKDRVVQMATLLIIEPIYEADFLDCSYGFRPKRSAHTALAEIRSHILSGFQAVYDADLKGYFDSIPHDKLILCVEQRISDRSVLRLIRMWLKTPVVEPPDDKGSPPRIARSKQGTPQGGVISPLLANLFLHYFDKVFHGRNGPAVWANAKLVRYADDFVVLARYQSDRLTDFVEGFIEARMGLKINRDKTKTVNLKEKKASLDFLGFTFRFDRDLKGRNRDYLNVLPSKKAVQRMRDRLKIMTGKKMCYQPIDEMIGGINRTLVGWSNYFRFGYPAASFRKVNSYTVHRLTVHLKRRSQRGFRPPNGVSFYSQISKMGLLYLK, encoded by the coding sequence ATGGAAACATCCTCTACGGAAGAAGGAAAGGGAACTGAGGCAGCGATACCGCTTAACCAGAAGGGACTTTCCGAGAAGCTCGCTCTTTTGAGATCGAAACTCTATCACAAGGCGAGGAACGAACCACGCTTCAAATTTTACGTGCTTTATGATCGTATCTTCAGGATGGACGTTCTGGAGGCGGCGTATTCACGAGTGAAAGCGAATCGCGGTTCTCCCGGCGTTGACGGGATAACCTTCAAACAAATTGAGAACAGCAAAGGAGGTGCGAAAGCATTTCTTGAATCGATACAGAAGGAACTGAAAGAGAAGACGTACAGACCAAGCCCGGTCCGCAGGAAGTATATTGCGAAGCCGGATGGAAGACGCCGTCCTCTTGGCATTCCGACGATTAAAGACCGAGTCGTGCAAATGGCGACTCTCCTGATTATCGAGCCTATCTATGAGGCTGATTTTCTCGACTGTTCCTACGGGTTCAGACCGAAAAGATCTGCACATACAGCGCTCGCAGAAATCAGAAGTCATATTCTGTCGGGTTTTCAGGCTGTATATGATGCTGATCTCAAAGGATACTTCGATTCCATCCCACATGACAAACTGATTCTCTGCGTTGAGCAGAGAATCAGTGACAGGTCGGTCTTGCGACTGATCCGGATGTGGTTGAAGACGCCTGTGGTTGAACCCCCCGACGATAAAGGGAGTCCACCACGCATCGCAAGATCGAAACAGGGAACGCCTCAGGGGGGAGTGATCTCCCCGCTGCTCGCGAACCTGTTTCTACATTACTTCGATAAGGTGTTTCATGGTCGTAACGGACCCGCTGTGTGGGCCAACGCAAAACTTGTTCGTTATGCGGATGACTTTGTCGTGTTGGCCCGGTATCAATCGGATCGCCTCACCGATTTTGTTGAGGGATTCATTGAAGCCCGCATGGGTCTTAAGATCAATCGTGACAAGACGAAGACAGTCAACTTGAAGGAGAAGAAAGCGAGTCTGGATTTTCTCGGGTTTACCTTTCGGTTTGATCGCGATCTCAAGGGCAGAAATCGAGACTATTTGAATGTGTTACCCTCTAAGAAAGCCGTGCAGCGGATGCGGGATAGGCTTAAGATCATGACGGGCAAGAAGATGTGCTATCAACCTATTGATGAGATGATAGGCGGTATCAACAGAACCCTTGTCGGCTGGTCAAATTATTTTCGCTTCGGTTATCCAGCGGCTTCCTTTAGAAAAGTCAACTCCTATACAGTTCATCGCTTAACAGTGCATTTAAAGAGAAGAAGTCAGCGTGGTTTTCGCCCGCCGAATGGTGTGAGCTTCTACTCCCAGATAAGCAAAATGGGACTGCTCTATCTCAAATGA
- the rsfS gene encoding ribosome silencing factor: protein MATKKSVKKSVTKEAKKTTAKKSPATAKKSVERSAVTPAKKAVKKAVKKAVTKTVKKTAKKATKKTIKATEKEAIKPVKKVAPAKKADVVKAQRPAVEAEYRKPSSDPVIRKLVEDLVAFLDEKKLTDIKVMNLEDVNPYFCFFMIATAGSSLQLGTTAREISRRFGEHLTNKKIRPLDVESGWVIHDFVDVVLHVFVQEQRNYYNLEKLWGDAPVIYSAEAPRFQWPR from the coding sequence ATGGCGACAAAGAAATCCGTAAAAAAGAGCGTTACGAAAGAAGCGAAGAAAACGACGGCAAAGAAATCCCCGGCGACGGCAAAGAAGTCGGTCGAAAGATCGGCCGTCACGCCCGCAAAGAAGGCCGTAAAAAAGGCCGTTAAGAAGGCTGTAACGAAGACGGTGAAAAAGACCGCAAAAAAGGCCACAAAAAAGACCATAAAGGCGACTGAAAAAGAAGCGATAAAGCCGGTTAAGAAGGTCGCCCCTGCGAAGAAGGCCGACGTCGTCAAAGCGCAGCGGCCTGCAGTCGAAGCAGAGTATCGCAAGCCATCGTCAGATCCCGTGATCCGCAAGCTTGTTGAGGATCTGGTCGCCTTTCTCGATGAGAAGAAGCTCACCGATATCAAGGTGATGAATCTGGAAGATGTGAATCCGTATTTCTGCTTCTTTATGATCGCAACGGCCGGATCATCGCTTCAGCTCGGAACGACGGCTCGTGAGATCTCGCGTCGTTTTGGCGAGCATCTGACAAATAAAAAGATACGACCGCTTGATGTGGAATCGGGATGGGTCATTCACGACTTCGTCGATGTCGTGCTGCACGTTTTCGTGCAGGAGCAGCGGAACTACTACAACCTCGAAAAGCTCTGGGGCGACGCTCCCGTTATCTACTCCGCAGAAGCGCCCAGATTCCAGTGGCCCCGCTAA
- a CDS encoding methyltransferase family protein, with protein MITVGNFFFRWRDTAFSLIFLGGLVLIAYPRPGYWVTGWFGDLQVDQILSLLGLLLALSGIGVRALVIGFIYVKRAGDRKKIHADELFRDGLFAHSRNPLYVGNLLVVTGAMFTVNLGLFWFIVLPFFYFVYYCIIFAEEDFLSKKFGAGYAEYMTTVNRLFPGNLGKLSSSFKGLTFLFKRVVKVEHASTSLILFSVLAANLLKFRYRYGIDYDTALQQSLIAGIVIVLLYFITATSLKQAGKLEWNQND; from the coding sequence ATGATCACGGTCGGGAATTTCTTTTTTCGCTGGAGGGACACGGCCTTCTCTCTGATCTTTCTCGGCGGACTGGTTCTGATCGCGTATCCGCGGCCCGGCTACTGGGTAACGGGATGGTTCGGCGATCTGCAGGTCGATCAGATCCTCTCCCTTCTCGGACTTCTGCTTGCGCTGTCGGGCATCGGAGTGCGCGCCCTTGTGATCGGCTTCATCTACGTGAAACGTGCGGGCGATCGTAAAAAGATCCACGCCGACGAGCTCTTTCGCGACGGCCTGTTCGCACATTCGCGCAATCCGCTGTACGTCGGCAACCTGCTCGTCGTCACCGGAGCGATGTTCACGGTGAACCTGGGGCTCTTCTGGTTTATCGTTCTGCCTTTCTTCTACTTCGTCTATTATTGCATCATTTTCGCCGAAGAAGACTTCCTCTCGAAAAAATTCGGAGCCGGCTATGCCGAGTATATGACGACGGTCAACCGTCTGTTTCCCGGCAACCTCGGCAAACTGAGCAGCTCGTTTAAAGGCCTGACCTTCCTCTTCAAAAGAGTCGTCAAGGTCGAGCATGCTTCGACGTCGCTGATCCTCTTCTCGGTACTTGCGGCAAATCTTCTGAAGTTCCGTTACCGTTACGGCATCGATTATGATACGGCCCTGCAGCAATCTCTGATCGCCGGTATCGTTATCGTGCTGCTCTATTTCATCACGGCCACGTCGCTGAAGCAGGCGGGTAAACTGGAATGGAATCAGAACGACTGA
- a CDS encoding methyltransferase domain-containing protein, whose amino-acid sequence MGSLGDGIHTEGRFTFGGDVPERFEEHARRSIPLYDEGHELILKISDSFIGENSVVYDLGCSTGRLLYRLAERHAAQGIRCVGVEREEAMIEYARRQNAHPAIEYKAEDVLEFDLGQEKADLIICYYTVQFVRPAVRQDLINRIFQGLRWGGALLLFEKTRGPDARFQDLLTGLYNDFKLDRGYEASEILRKSQSLRGVLEPFSTQGNLDLLARAGFQDCMTILKYICFEGMIAIK is encoded by the coding sequence TCGGAGGAGACGTGCCGGAACGCTTCGAAGAACACGCCCGCCGCTCCATTCCGCTCTATGACGAAGGGCATGAGCTTATACTGAAGATAAGCGACTCCTTTATCGGCGAGAATTCCGTCGTTTACGATCTCGGCTGCTCTACGGGTCGCCTGCTCTATCGCCTCGCCGAGAGACATGCCGCTCAGGGCATCCGCTGTGTCGGAGTGGAGCGCGAAGAGGCGATGATCGAATATGCGCGCCGTCAGAATGCGCATCCGGCGATTGAATATAAGGCCGAAGACGTGCTGGAGTTCGATCTCGGTCAGGAGAAGGCCGATCTGATCATCTGCTATTATACCGTGCAGTTCGTGCGGCCGGCGGTGAGGCAGGATCTGATCAACCGGATCTTTCAGGGATTGCGGTGGGGGGGCGCTCTGCTGCTTTTCGAGAAAACCAGAGGCCCCGATGCCCGTTTTCAGGATCTGCTGACGGGTCTGTACAACGATTTCAAGCTGGATCGCGGCTATGAGGCCTCTGAAATTCTACGAAAATCGCAGTCCCTGCGAGGAGTTCTTGAGCCATTTTCTACGCAGGGGAACCTCGACTTGCTTGCACGTGCGGGTTTCCAGGATTGTATGACCATACTGAAATATATCTGCTTTGAAGGGATGATTGCAATCAAATGA